The Solibacillus sp. FSL W7-1436 genome window below encodes:
- a CDS encoding heavy metal translocating P-type ATPase produces MSSCCSSNSSKESKEEAICCSNSSIESCSSDPEQQTTQSIPTSSLPVEKMSYRVHGMDCGACAVTIEKGLSKLKDVAEVKVNFSTGKMQVAAASADALLPIEKEIKKLGFSAEPLIQKENTKTFNISGMDCSSCAKSIENHLNTLPSVKSVNVNFSTGKMKIEHSNSVQEVISEVSKIGFQASLVGENQQSLSEQKGKKINDSTFVILSGVLLAFGFIGSFIGIPPLLSTILYAIVMVISGVKPIRSAFYAIKSRSLDMNVLMSAAAIGAALIGEWFEGATVVWLFAIGKYLQNRSIERTRNSIRNLMDLAPAEAWVKVGTEISKVSVEEVNVGDIIVVKPGEKVPLDGEIVLGDSSINQAPITGESIPVDKTIGDAVYAGTINEHGSLDIKVTKLVEDTTISKIIQLVEEAQEKKAPTEAFVDKFASIYTPIVFIVALVMMVLPPLFGFGTWGEWFYKGLELLVVACPCALVISTPVAIVSAIGNAAKNGVLIKGGTFLEKAGAITAIAFDKTGTLTEGKPKVTEIKTFDNSEDELLSIALTLEEYSTHPIAKAIVNHVTGKGIKPKNGDSFKSIVGKGVQATIQEETYYAGNLKLFEDLHVSLENVFVHVQEIQSKGKSVVIIGSQQGIMGIIAVSDTIRETSASALDGLKQSGVKQTVMLTGDNEGTAKLIASESNVNRYFAELLPEDKVDAVKQLQNEGHKVAMVGDGINDAPALASADLGIAMGGAGTDTAMETADIVLMADNLEKLPHTMKLSKKALRIIKQNIWFSIIIKVAALALIFPGYLTLWMAVLSDTGAALIVILNSIRLLKFKG; encoded by the coding sequence ATATCGAGTTGTTGTAGCAGTAACAGTTCAAAAGAATCAAAAGAAGAAGCAATTTGTTGTAGTAATTCATCCATAGAGAGTTGTTCAAGCGATCCAGAACAACAGACAACCCAGTCAATTCCAACTTCTTCCCTACCAGTAGAAAAAATGTCATATCGGGTTCATGGAATGGATTGCGGTGCATGTGCAGTAACCATTGAAAAAGGGTTAAGCAAACTGAAAGATGTTGCAGAAGTTAAAGTTAATTTTAGCACAGGGAAAATGCAAGTTGCTGCGGCTAGCGCTGATGCATTACTTCCAATTGAAAAGGAAATTAAAAAACTTGGCTTTTCCGCAGAACCTTTAATCCAAAAAGAAAATACGAAAACATTTAATATCAGTGGAATGGATTGCAGTAGTTGCGCAAAAAGCATTGAAAATCACTTAAATACCCTTCCATCAGTTAAAAGTGTAAACGTCAATTTCTCTACCGGAAAAATGAAAATTGAACATTCGAATAGTGTACAGGAAGTCATTTCTGAAGTTTCTAAAATCGGTTTTCAAGCATCATTAGTAGGTGAAAACCAACAGTCTCTATCGGAACAAAAAGGTAAAAAAATAAACGACAGCACTTTCGTGATATTGTCTGGTGTATTGTTGGCATTTGGTTTTATTGGATCATTTATAGGAATACCTCCTTTACTGTCGACCATTCTATACGCTATTGTAATGGTGATTAGTGGAGTTAAGCCCATTAGAAGTGCTTTCTATGCAATTAAAAGTCGTTCATTGGATATGAATGTACTCATGTCTGCTGCAGCTATTGGGGCTGCTTTGATCGGAGAATGGTTTGAAGGTGCAACCGTTGTTTGGTTATTTGCGATAGGTAAGTACCTTCAAAATCGTTCAATTGAACGGACTCGAAATTCAATTCGTAATTTGATGGACTTAGCTCCTGCGGAAGCATGGGTGAAGGTTGGAACCGAAATTTCAAAAGTATCTGTCGAAGAAGTAAACGTTGGTGACATTATTGTTGTGAAACCAGGTGAAAAAGTCCCGCTCGATGGTGAAATCGTTCTTGGAGACTCTAGTATAAATCAAGCACCGATTACAGGAGAATCAATTCCTGTTGATAAGACGATTGGTGATGCTGTCTATGCAGGTACGATTAACGAACACGGTTCCCTTGATATTAAGGTAACGAAATTAGTTGAAGATACGACGATATCAAAAATTATCCAATTAGTTGAAGAGGCACAAGAGAAAAAAGCACCAACAGAAGCCTTTGTCGATAAATTTGCAAGTATCTATACACCGATTGTATTTATTGTGGCATTAGTCATGATGGTACTTCCACCCCTATTTGGTTTTGGCACTTGGGGTGAATGGTTCTACAAAGGTTTGGAACTACTTGTTGTAGCCTGTCCTTGTGCTTTAGTTATTTCTACGCCAGTTGCCATCGTTTCAGCAATTGGAAATGCGGCGAAGAATGGTGTTTTGATAAAAGGAGGCACGTTCCTTGAAAAAGCAGGTGCAATCACTGCAATTGCTTTCGACAAAACTGGTACGTTAACGGAAGGTAAACCGAAAGTAACTGAAATAAAAACCTTCGACAATTCTGAAGACGAATTACTTTCAATTGCACTCACTCTTGAAGAATATTCTACACACCCTATAGCAAAAGCAATCGTGAATCATGTGACTGGCAAAGGAATCAAACCTAAAAATGGGGATTCTTTTAAGAGTATTGTGGGGAAAGGTGTTCAAGCGACGATTCAAGAGGAAACATATTACGCTGGAAATCTAAAATTATTTGAAGATCTCCATGTCTCTTTAGAAAATGTGTTTGTACATGTTCAAGAAATCCAAAGTAAAGGTAAATCTGTTGTCATCATCGGATCGCAACAAGGGATCATGGGGATTATCGCAGTTTCTGATACAATCCGAGAAACATCTGCCTCTGCCTTAGATGGATTAAAACAAAGTGGCGTTAAACAAACAGTCATGTTGACAGGAGATAATGAAGGAACAGCGAAATTGATTGCATCCGAATCAAATGTAAACCGATATTTTGCAGAATTATTACCAGAAGACAAAGTAGATGCAGTTAAGCAATTACAAAATGAAGGTCATAAAGTAGCAATGGTTGGTGACGGTATAAATGATGCTCCTGCACTCGCATCAGCCGATTTAGGTATTGCAATGGGTGGTGCTGGAACGGACACAGCTATGGAGACGGCTGATATTGTTTTAATGGCTGATAATCTTGAAAAACTACCACACACAATGAAGTTAAGTAAAAAAGCGTTAAGGATTATTAAACAAAATATATGGTTCTCTATCATCATTAAAGTAGCTGCTTTAGCCTTAATCTTCCCTGGATACCTTACACTTTGGATGGCCGTATTAAGTGATACTGGCGCAGCTTTAATTGTAATTTTAAATTCAATCAGATTACTAAAATTTAAGGGATAG
- a CDS encoding LysR family transcriptional regulator gives MELRHLITLKTIVEKGGFKKAAEHLGYAQSSVTAHIKELEEEVGKPLFDRLRKKVILTQYGHHFLPYAVKIIELYSQALNTNDEPTGDLTIGISESLTIGRIPSILLEYKMSYPKVNLSLKSIENYQVTSTLQNGDIDLALILEKDDWSLPELKCEILKRERMVLISPPKQENSRTVLYTERSCSYKSVFDNYIKFKQIDVKESLDFQSIEAIKHCVKSGLGISLVPYFSVKEELESQKLHGEEVEPEHQAISTFLAYHKDKWLSPSINSMIALIKKHSKNWD, from the coding sequence ATGGAGCTTCGTCATTTAATAACTCTAAAGACAATTGTTGAGAAAGGAGGATTTAAAAAAGCAGCTGAACATCTTGGTTACGCCCAGTCCTCTGTAACAGCTCATATTAAAGAACTGGAGGAAGAGGTAGGAAAACCATTATTTGATCGTCTAAGGAAAAAAGTTATTTTAACTCAATATGGTCATCATTTCCTTCCTTATGCTGTGAAGATAATAGAACTTTATTCTCAAGCATTAAATACAAATGATGAACCAACAGGTGATTTGACCATAGGGATATCGGAATCACTTACTATCGGTCGGATTCCATCTATTCTTCTCGAATATAAAATGTCTTACCCTAAAGTTAACCTTTCACTCAAATCAATAGAAAATTATCAGGTTACATCAACCCTTCAAAACGGGGACATTGATTTAGCTCTAATATTGGAAAAAGATGATTGGTCTCTTCCCGAGCTGAAATGTGAAATTTTAAAAAGAGAAAGAATGGTTTTAATAAGCCCTCCAAAGCAAGAAAACTCTAGAACTGTTTTATATACGGAAAGATCGTGTAGTTATAAGTCTGTTTTTGATAACTATATAAAATTTAAACAAATCGATGTGAAAGAAAGTTTAGATTTCCAGAGTATTGAAGCAATTAAACACTGCGTTAAAAGTGGGTTAGGGATTTCATTGGTACCCTATTTTTCAGTAAAAGAAGAATTAGAAAGTCAGAAATTGCATGGAGAGGAAGTAGAGCCAGAACATCAAGCTATTTCTACGTTCCTTGCTTACCATAAGGACAAGTGGCTCTCTCCATCAATCAACAGTATGATTGCTTTAATAAAGAAGCATTCTAAAAACTGGGATTAA
- the bioB gene encoding biotin synthase BioB produces the protein MNWNELAQEVIEGKLLSNEEALQVLHTDDDDLLPLLHAAFTIRKHYYGKKVKLNMILNAKSGYCPENCGYCSQSSISSAPIEKYSFITKEEILEGAKKAYENQIGTFCIVASGRGPTRKDVNVVSEAVKEIKEQYGLKVCACLGLLRDEQAEQLKDAGVDRYNHNLNTSARHHDYITTSHTYADRVNTVETAKKHGLSPCSGAIVGMRETKQDVVDIAYALHALDADSIPVNFLNAIDGTKLEGTKELDPRYCLKVLALFRFINPTKEIRIAGGREVNLGSLQPFGLYVANSIFVGDYLTTEGQEENADYLMLKDLGFEIEFVQKAPQCN, from the coding sequence ATGAACTGGAACGAATTAGCCCAGGAAGTTATTGAAGGAAAGTTACTTTCAAATGAAGAAGCACTGCAAGTTTTGCACACAGATGATGATGATTTATTGCCATTATTACACGCTGCGTTTACAATCCGTAAACATTACTACGGGAAAAAAGTAAAGCTGAATATGATTTTGAATGCGAAAAGCGGGTATTGCCCAGAAAACTGCGGATATTGTTCACAATCATCTATTTCATCAGCACCAATCGAAAAGTATTCGTTTATAACAAAAGAAGAAATTTTGGAAGGTGCTAAAAAGGCATATGAAAACCAAATCGGCACATTTTGTATCGTAGCCAGTGGACGTGGACCGACACGTAAAGATGTTAACGTTGTGAGTGAAGCAGTAAAGGAAATTAAAGAGCAATACGGCTTAAAAGTTTGTGCATGTCTTGGGTTACTGAGAGACGAGCAAGCAGAACAATTAAAGGATGCTGGGGTTGACCGTTACAACCACAACTTAAATACATCTGCCCGCCACCACGATTACATTACAACATCGCATACATACGCAGATCGTGTAAATACAGTTGAAACTGCCAAAAAACATGGTCTATCACCATGCTCAGGCGCCATCGTAGGGATGCGTGAAACAAAGCAAGACGTAGTGGATATTGCTTACGCGTTACATGCTTTAGACGCAGACTCGATTCCTGTAAACTTTTTAAATGCCATTGATGGGACGAAGCTAGAAGGCACAAAGGAATTAGATCCACGCTATTGCCTAAAAGTATTAGCTTTATTCCGATTCATTAATCCAACGAAGGAAATTCGTATTGCCGGCGGTCGTGAGGTAAACTTAGGCTCATTACAGCCATTTGGTTTATATGTGGCAAACTCTATTTTCGTAGGGGATTACTTAACGACAGAAGGGCAAGAAGAAAACGCCGATTATTTAATGTTAAAAGACCTAGGCTTTGAGATTGAGTTTGTTCAAAAAGCACCTCAATGTAACTAA
- the bioF gene encoding 8-amino-7-oxononanoate synthase yields the protein MNLYCIKMRASQNNAEQNKHISGAEKIVQGNEVSMQTQALIHRAFNHPKGEADFINIKLEKTAPDDILQLDALPVRTIEVADADEGLRTVQKLMEQIGVTNNRHLLEILKEASFMRGAILLDVDTFKRLEPDQARGIRATYMDRVRQPFEQEDIAKNHFDEALVLATKVAYAPNIIGEICISDDPDYVTGYVASKELGYVRITKLKEFGSEHGGRIFLYKQQEGAVHDTIHYLQQQKVLVHTKQPKKADKWAKLEQGLQQLKQDNLYRTMKEIESAPDVHVTYCGKDIVMMASNNYLNFANDARVKDYALGVGQTYGIGSGGSRLTTGTTTIHRLLEKKLAEFKGTEAALAFNSGYVANIGIISALCSKDDVIFSDELNHASIIDGCKMSKAKIVVYKHNDMNDLEEKVRQHAGCSGLIVSDAVFSMDGDIVNLPELLRIADQYELFSMIDEAHSTGVLGASGRGICEHFQLTQKPDILMGTLSKALGGEGGFVCGQQKLIEFLKNKARSFIFSTSLSPVTMASSIAALNLLTEDSGQVKKLQENIRHFNICLQAQGIPTLSETAIFPIIVGDEKKAMDVSATLLEHGYYISAIRYPTVTKGSARLRIALMADHTKQELANVAAKIGYILKGI from the coding sequence ATGAATCTATACTGCATAAAAATGCGAGCAAGTCAAAATAACGCTGAGCAAAACAAACATATTTCAGGTGCAGAGAAAATTGTGCAAGGAAATGAAGTATCTATGCAAACACAAGCTTTGATTCATAGAGCATTCAATCATCCGAAAGGAGAAGCCGATTTTATTAATATCAAGCTTGAAAAAACAGCTCCGGACGATATTCTTCAACTCGATGCTTTGCCCGTTCGAACAATAGAGGTAGCAGATGCAGACGAAGGATTACGAACGGTTCAAAAGCTAATGGAGCAGATCGGTGTTACAAATAACCGGCACTTACTGGAAATCTTAAAAGAAGCTTCTTTCATGCGAGGTGCTATTCTCCTTGATGTCGATACATTCAAGAGATTAGAGCCCGATCAAGCACGAGGTATTCGGGCAACTTATATGGACAGGGTTAGACAGCCCTTTGAACAAGAAGATATAGCTAAAAATCACTTTGATGAAGCACTTGTGTTAGCAACTAAGGTGGCATATGCACCGAATATTATTGGGGAAATCTGCATATCTGATGATCCCGATTATGTTACTGGTTACGTCGCTTCAAAGGAACTTGGCTACGTCCGTATTACAAAACTTAAAGAATTCGGCAGTGAGCACGGTGGTCGAATCTTTTTATATAAGCAGCAAGAAGGTGCTGTTCATGACACCATTCACTATTTACAGCAGCAAAAAGTACTCGTTCATACAAAACAGCCTAAAAAAGCTGACAAATGGGCGAAGTTAGAGCAAGGCTTACAACAACTAAAGCAGGACAATCTTTACCGAACAATGAAAGAAATCGAATCGGCTCCAGATGTACATGTCACATACTGCGGTAAGGATATCGTGATGATGGCATCGAATAACTATCTCAATTTCGCCAATGATGCACGAGTAAAGGATTATGCACTTGGGGTTGGACAAACGTACGGCATAGGCTCGGGTGGCTCTCGGTTAACGACTGGCACGACAACGATTCACAGACTTTTAGAAAAAAAGTTAGCCGAATTTAAAGGCACAGAAGCTGCACTTGCTTTCAATAGTGGCTATGTCGCCAATATTGGCATCATTTCTGCCCTCTGTTCGAAGGACGATGTGATTTTCAGTGATGAACTGAATCACGCAAGTATTATTGACGGCTGCAAAATGAGCAAGGCAAAAATTGTCGTGTATAAGCATAACGATATGAACGATTTAGAGGAGAAAGTGCGCCAGCATGCAGGCTGCAGCGGGTTAATCGTCAGTGACGCTGTCTTTAGTATGGACGGAGATATCGTCAATTTACCAGAGCTATTGCGCATTGCTGATCAATATGAGTTGTTTTCGATGATTGATGAAGCCCATTCTACAGGTGTTCTTGGGGCATCAGGCCGTGGCATTTGTGAGCATTTCCAGTTAACACAAAAGCCAGATATTTTGATGGGTACACTGAGTAAAGCTTTAGGTGGTGAAGGTGGCTTCGTTTGTGGGCAACAGAAGCTCATTGAGTTTTTGAAAAATAAAGCACGCAGTTTTATCTTTTCCACTTCGCTTTCCCCTGTCACAATGGCGTCTTCTATCGCTGCCCTTAACCTACTTACAGAAGATTCGGGGCAAGTCAAAAAACTGCAGGAAAATATTCGGCATTTTAACATTTGCCTACAGGCGCAAGGCATCCCTACCCTTTCAGAAACGGCGATTTTCCCTATTATTGTTGGGGATGAAAAAAAGGCAATGGACGTCTCTGCAACACTACTGGAACACGGATATTACATTTCTGCCATTCGCTACCCAACGGTGACAAAAGGTAGTGCGCGACTACGCATTGCATTAATGGCAGACCATACAAAACAAGAGCTAGCTAACGTAGCAGCCAAAATTGGTTACATTTTAAAGGGGATATAA
- the bioD gene encoding dethiobiotin synthase: protein MSKGIFITATGTEVGKTYVTALIVKKLRESGYACGYYKAAMSGNERTVDGIIPSDAQYVNEVANLGENLDNLVSYVYEQAVSPHLAAKLEGNPVDMAIVKKDYKACCEKYDYVAVEGSGGIVCPIRWDEQKLLLEDIIQHLQLSTIIVADAGLGTINSVVLTVAYLQQKGIEIKGIIFNHYDAHDVMKVDNKAMVEQLTNIPVIALVEADTTDLNIDSQYLASLFA, encoded by the coding sequence ATGAGTAAAGGTATTTTTATAACTGCAACGGGTACAGAGGTCGGCAAAACATACGTAACGGCTTTAATTGTCAAAAAACTGCGTGAAAGTGGCTATGCATGCGGCTATTATAAAGCGGCAATGAGTGGCAATGAACGAACGGTAGATGGGATTATTCCTAGCGATGCTCAATACGTCAATGAAGTAGCCAACCTTGGTGAAAACTTAGACAATCTCGTCTCTTATGTATACGAGCAAGCCGTTTCTCCCCATTTAGCCGCAAAACTGGAAGGCAATCCGGTTGATATGGCCATCGTAAAAAAAGACTATAAAGCGTGTTGTGAAAAATATGACTATGTAGCTGTAGAAGGAAGTGGTGGCATCGTTTGTCCGATTCGCTGGGACGAACAAAAGCTACTGTTAGAGGACATCATTCAACATTTACAGCTATCAACAATTATTGTAGCAGATGCTGGACTTGGCACGATCAATTCCGTTGTCCTAACCGTTGCCTATTTACAGCAAAAAGGGATTGAGATCAAAGGTATTATCTTCAATCATTACGACGCGCATGATGTGATGAAAGTCGATAATAAAGCCATGGTTGAACAATTAACAAATATTCCAGTGATTGCTTTAGTAGAAGCAGATACAACGGATTTAAATATAGACTCACAGTACTTAGCATCATTATTTGCGTAA
- the bioA gene encoding adenosylmethionine--8-amino-7-oxononanoate transaminase: MNLVEKDLKYVWHPCSQMKDYEELKPIVIDRGEGVYLFDIDDKSYIDIVSSWWCNLLGHRNPTITASIKAQLDRLEHVIFANFTHEPAITLCEQLSEIIPPNLTKFNFSDNGSAAVEAALKMAFQYQYQTGHPEKTKFMCFTDGYHGETIGALSVGSLDLYAKIYNPMLMDTIRIEAPDCYRCPFGKTRDSCHVECFVQAEKAFEQHGHETCAMIVEPLLQGSAGMRMYPPLYLKKLRKLCDDYNVLLIADEIATGFGRTGKMFAFDHAEVSPDMMCLSKGLTGGYMPMAITITTDKIYDAFYAEYREGKAFMHSHTYSGNPLGCSAALAVLKVLREENILEQAAVRAEYLTNALFTALGNHPNVGEIRHLGLIHAIELVADKQSKMPFNTELRTGYQIYKKALEKGLILRPLGDVLYFNPPLIIDEKAIDEAIMICVQAMEEILG; this comes from the coding sequence ATGAACTTAGTAGAGAAAGATTTAAAATATGTGTGGCACCCATGCTCACAAATGAAGGATTATGAGGAATTAAAGCCCATCGTCATTGACCGCGGGGAAGGTGTTTATTTATTCGACATTGATGATAAATCGTATATCGACATTGTCAGCTCTTGGTGGTGTAATTTACTTGGCCATCGTAACCCGACTATCACAGCATCCATTAAAGCACAGCTCGATCGGTTAGAGCATGTTATTTTTGCAAATTTTACCCATGAGCCAGCCATTACACTTTGTGAGCAATTATCAGAGATCATTCCTCCTAATTTAACGAAATTCAACTTCTCTGACAACGGTTCAGCTGCTGTTGAAGCCGCGTTAAAAATGGCGTTTCAATATCAGTACCAAACAGGACATCCTGAAAAAACGAAATTTATGTGCTTTACTGATGGCTATCACGGCGAAACAATCGGCGCCCTTTCTGTCGGAAGCTTGGACTTATATGCCAAAATTTATAATCCAATGCTGATGGATACAATTCGCATTGAGGCACCAGACTGTTACCGTTGCCCATTTGGCAAAACACGCGATAGCTGTCATGTGGAATGCTTTGTACAAGCTGAAAAAGCATTTGAACAGCACGGTCATGAAACGTGTGCGATGATTGTAGAACCGCTACTGCAAGGCTCTGCAGGTATGCGTATGTATCCCCCTCTCTATTTAAAAAAGCTACGAAAATTATGCGACGATTATAATGTGCTGTTAATTGCCGATGAAATCGCAACGGGCTTTGGTCGAACAGGTAAAATGTTTGCGTTTGATCATGCTGAGGTAAGCCCTGATATGATGTGTCTATCTAAAGGATTAACGGGTGGTTACATGCCAATGGCCATTACCATTACAACGGACAAAATTTACGATGCCTTTTACGCTGAATACCGTGAAGGCAAAGCATTTATGCATAGCCATACATACAGTGGGAATCCACTTGGCTGTTCCGCTGCATTAGCTGTTTTAAAGGTGTTACGAGAAGAAAATATTTTAGAACAAGCTGCTGTACGTGCCGAGTACTTAACGAACGCATTATTTACTGCACTTGGTAACCATCCAAATGTCGGTGAAATTCGCCATCTTGGACTCATTCATGCAATTGAATTAGTGGCAGATAAACAATCGAAAATGCCTTTTAACACGGAGCTTCGTACGGGTTACCAGATTTATAAAAAAGCATTAGAAAAAGGATTGATTTTACGTCCTTTAGGAGACGTATTATACTTTAATCCCCCCCTGATTATTGACGAAAAAGCGATTGACGAAGCAATTATGATTTGTGTACAAGCGATGGAAGAAATTTTAGGATAA
- a CDS encoding Ltp family lipoprotein, translated as MKKVFKMGCGGFLAIILLAIIIGMFSDGETTEVDSDTKVETTTEPKEATAETKEIVKEEPKEEAKEDNVPREYKTALKKAEMYAETMQMSKAGIYDQLISEYGEGFPKEAAQYAIDNLEFDWKANALEKAKSYAETMAMSDSAIYDQLISEYGEKFTAEEAQYAIVNLE; from the coding sequence TTGAAAAAAGTATTTAAAATGGGTTGTGGCGGATTTTTAGCAATTATTCTACTAGCAATCATCATCGGTATGTTCAGTGACGGAGAAACTACTGAAGTGGATTCAGACACAAAAGTTGAAACGACAACTGAACCAAAAGAAGCAACAGCTGAAACAAAAGAAATTGTAAAAGAAGAGCCAAAAGAGGAAGCGAAAGAAGATAATGTACCGCGCGAATATAAAACTGCGTTGAAAAAAGCGGAAATGTATGCGGAAACAATGCAAATGTCTAAAGCCGGTATTTATGATCAGTTAATTTCGGAATATGGTGAAGGTTTCCCTAAAGAAGCCGCGCAATATGCAATCGATAACCTGGAGTTTGACTGGAAAGCGAATGCATTAGAAAAAGCAAAATCATACGCTGAAACAATGGCGATGTCTGACTCTGCCATTTATGATCAATTGATTTCCGAATACGGAGAAAAATTTACGGCTGAAGAAGCACAGTACGCAATTGTTAACTTAGAATAA
- a CDS encoding alpha/beta family hydrolase, translating to MFKVKSDSVTGYKEKDIHYTVLSTDEHASKLAILLPGAGYTAQAPLLHYSTGVFLHKSVDVLQVNYTYNDKFYDAFTMDELVEAIKHDVDAVINKVLEENSYNGYYLVGKSLGTIAMASLVDREIFQNAKAVWLTPLLNQDDVFESMLHSRNESLCFIGDDDTHYNAERYRQFANNPKLVTRLLAGADHSLQYKSDPVRSIDLLRTVIKEIDAF from the coding sequence ATGTTTAAAGTAAAATCAGATTCTGTTACTGGTTATAAAGAAAAGGATATTCATTATACAGTTTTAAGTACCGATGAGCATGCCTCAAAATTGGCGATTTTGCTTCCAGGAGCGGGATATACCGCGCAAGCACCACTTCTACATTATTCGACGGGCGTGTTTTTACATAAATCGGTTGATGTGCTGCAGGTGAATTATACGTATAACGATAAGTTTTACGATGCTTTCACTATGGATGAGCTCGTTGAAGCGATTAAACATGATGTAGATGCAGTCATTAATAAAGTTTTAGAAGAGAATTCATATAACGGCTATTATCTTGTCGGAAAGTCTCTAGGAACGATTGCTATGGCGTCACTGGTTGATAGGGAAATCTTTCAAAATGCAAAAGCTGTATGGTTAACGCCGCTTCTTAATCAAGATGATGTATTTGAATCGATGTTACACAGCCGTAACGAAAGTTTATGTTTTATTGGAGATGATGACACGCATTATAATGCGGAAAGATATCGTCAATTCGCCAATAATCCAAAACTGGTGACAAGACTACTGGCAGGAGCGGATCACAGCCTGCAGTATAAGAGCGATCCTGTCCGTTCAATTGACCTATTAAGAACGGTCATTAAGGAAATCGATGCATTTTAA
- a CDS encoding protein phosphatase 2C domain-containing protein, whose amino-acid sequence MIKFSWVGSEAHFVDSPHIQQLGNLTIGRFGGNSSAGQYKNEDGCLVWMNEKQNWEFVMILDAHNSAESAELVVETILQEEHNLTEIFNKPLFEAFQELDQQIIHIFQNPHFLARCREIQGETACLIVFRKDKYIWWFSVGDCILYLFHPELADMQQYHLNQRNFYEWIGNVNTFELEVPCYSTGRRELRKGRNQLFMTTDGLTECPHTAFDNPKYIMKVFDHSQSQHDSVWQLLKEIEAKGVRDSTTIVSWTVDVDQHATEPSNK is encoded by the coding sequence ATGATCAAATTCAGCTGGGTAGGAAGCGAAGCGCATTTTGTAGATTCACCACACATTCAGCAACTCGGGAACCTTACGATTGGACGGTTTGGCGGCAATTCATCAGCAGGGCAATATAAAAACGAAGATGGGTGCCTCGTCTGGATGAATGAAAAACAGAACTGGGAATTTGTTATGATTTTGGACGCTCATAACAGTGCAGAAAGCGCGGAACTAGTCGTGGAGACCATATTGCAAGAAGAGCATAACCTGACTGAAATTTTTAACAAGCCGCTTTTCGAAGCTTTTCAGGAATTGGATCAACAGATCATACATATTTTTCAAAATCCGCACTTTTTAGCCCGCTGCCGTGAAATACAGGGGGAAACGGCGTGTCTGATCGTGTTCAGAAAAGACAAATATATTTGGTGGTTTTCAGTTGGGGACTGTATTCTTTATCTATTTCATCCTGAACTGGCAGACATGCAGCAATATCATTTAAATCAGAGAAATTTCTATGAATGGATCGGGAATGTCAATACGTTTGAATTGGAGGTACCATGTTACAGTACTGGACGCAGAGAGTTAAGAAAAGGGAGAAATCAGCTTTTTATGACAACGGACGGACTAACGGAATGTCCCCATACTGCATTTGATAACCCGAAGTATATTATGAAGGTATTTGATCATTCCCAGTCTCAGCATGATTCTGTATGGCAGTTATTAAAGGAGATTGAGGCAAAGGGCGTACGGGACAGTACAACGATTGTTTCATGGACTGTTGATGTCGATCAACATGCAACTGAACCGAGTAATAAATAA
- a CDS encoding rRNA methyltransferase translates to MWKIHNGKLIQTTDESRIRYKTRMSAAIINSLKQLAEKYDTHIGYLLENGYSNLIESGTIVYDKKNRPKDRIEFRTTCDKELLDSLKEFAKDHSLNLNDVIEASVAYINYEDVKHANWRYRVEV, encoded by the coding sequence ATGTGGAAGATACATAATGGGAAACTGATTCAAACAACGGATGAATCAAGAATCCGGTACAAAACGCGAATGAGTGCGGCAATTATTAACAGTTTAAAGCAGCTTGCCGAAAAATATGACACACATATCGGTTATTTATTGGAAAATGGTTATAGTAATTTAATCGAATCCGGTACAATTGTTTACGATAAAAAAAACCGGCCTAAAGATCGCATCGAATTTCGGACGACATGCGATAAAGAATTACTGGATAGCCTAAAGGAATTTGCAAAGGATCATAGCCTGAACTTAAACGACGTCATTGAAGCAAGTGTTGCGTATATCAATTATGAGGATGTTAAGCACGCAAATTGGCGTTACCGGGTAGAAGTTTAA